The Solea senegalensis isolate Sse05_10M linkage group LG11, IFAPA_SoseM_1, whole genome shotgun sequence genomic interval atgtctcattttgtttcataaaaaaagaaaagaaaaagcaagcTCCTAAATCCCTCATCAAATTGCTATCATGAAAAATCTGAAATTGTAGGGAAGTAGACTGGAAGTAGTTTAGGAATGACTGAGCTTTTGTGGAAACTCTGTATACCCATACACTAAAGTGGGATTTCCAAACTCTAAAATGGGATTTCCATTTGAGTCACACAGTTCCCATTCATCCTTATTGCTGTTACTTCTTTCTGGGCTTTTACGTGACTCCAAATAGTATCCTTGCTGCAACCAGTGACACATTGTATTTGTATTCTCATGCATCTTTGTTCTCTCCTCCATTTCAGGACCTTACTGCCctatcacttttattttttttttaaagtaggcAACGGTCCTTCACATATCTTTCGTCACGTGCGGCCAaacctggctttggatgagaaCTCAGCACATTCGGGGTAATTTAATGGCAGGGAGCTTTAGTTGACATTATTTTCCTCATTCAGTTTCTCTGTTCAGTCATGGGAGTTAGTGCCCACCTCCGCTTCTAGACTCTCCACTCACCCAGTCAGTGATGATAAATGACAAACTCATGACCATAAAGATGAATCCCAGCGCAGCAAAGCACGCAGCCTACAAGAGAAACAATACGTTAACAAAATACAAAGGCATTTAAATTCTCTAGATAGGTGTATTGTTTCCTTAAAGAAGAATCCATCTTGTACCTGAATCTTGGGTCTGGACATAAAAGGCTCCTGTTCATTCGGAACAATACGGACGTAGAAGATACCAGGTAGGATGAAGATGAGGGAAGGGGCAGATGTGGCTCCTGCAGATGTAGATAGGTGATGGTCATTTAACAGCTTACAGCTTATGATACAAAAGGCGGTGCATGAGCCAAGACCACACATTATTTTGTTTCCGCGTGTACGTACCAATGATGCCAAAGATGTCACGGATGCTGGGCACAAAGATAACAAGGAGGTTGACCAAGAAGATAAGACAAAACGCAATCAAGATGTGTCTGGCCCAGTGGAAAGGTTTGTCAGGGAACAAGATCTGCAGCAAAGCTCTGCGGATCTGCAGTAGGGAGACAGAAAcgaaagaaaatgtattttattttacaaaaacacaacgtcCAACAAGATGAATCAACAAAATTACACAGCTTTTTATCTTCACAGCTGTTGTTAAGTGGTCCATCCCAACTATTTTTTtgacacttaaaaaaatatttgctaTGCACATTATGCTATGTATTTAAGCAAGAGGTTCAAGATACACATGTGCACAATTATTAGGCAAGTAAGTATTTTGACGTGAGTGCTAATTGGATTTTTCAGgtgatgtgtatttgtgtaatgAGGGAGGGTGTGGCCTAAAGTGATCAACACCCTATATCAAGGTGTGCACAATTATAAGGAAGCTTCTTTATCTCAGTGAGATGCAGCACTGAACACTCAACCGTTTTGTTGCAAATAGTCAGCGGAGTCGCAAGAAaagtgtggagagaaaaagacgCAAATTAACTTCTTAAGACTTGAGAAGAATTAAATGTGAAACTACTAGGAACACAGTGCCAGTGCCGTCATATTCCAGCAATGCAGCCGACCTGAAGTGTCCCGACAAGTACAAGGTGTTCAGGGCTCAGAGACATGACACAGGTACGGAAGGCTGAAACACAACTTGTACGTTTACATGTTAAAGGTTCCAAGAGTGGCTCTTGACAGACCAGATGGGTGAGCCTATGACTGGACCATTCAAGTCAAAATTTAGAGTTTAATTGTTATTCTTACTGAGATGGGAACTTTTTGGTTTTTCATGTAGTTGTGTAAAAATACTTCACATTAACCACTGCCTGATAATTCTGCACAAATCGATATTATCATGAAAAAGCCAAAACTCACCCTTCCTTTGCTAAATATTCTGGTTTGaggtttatttacattttggatTGACTGAGAGCGCTGTATTTgttcacacataaaacaacgTTCAGGAAAACAACTTGCCTAATAATTTCACGCAGTGTACTTGAAAGttgcaacaaaaatgaaatgtagtaCAGTAAACATTTCATGCTAATACTAAGTTATAGTTTATGGTTTAACTTTCTTTTAGGAAATACACTCACTCCCAGTAGAGTAGGCAACGCTAATTTGGCTGTCTTAGCTTAgctttttgctttgctttgctttgcttagcttagcttagcctAGAAACAGGATGTCTCTGTCCAAAGCTACACTAACGCTCCTCAAAGGACTCTCACACAGCCATTAAAAGTTTAAGGTCATGACACAAATtacatataatgtgtataattgGTGAGGCTGGTAGATAGAGTTAGTCTATATGCTAAGCTAACCAACTTGTATACTCGGCTTCATACTGAATAAGCAGAGAGTAGAGTGGTAAAAAGTGAAGAGACATTGGTTTTAATTTCAACACTGCATTTCTCTAAATTGTAATTGATATTTATGATATATTTGACACTGAATTCTGAATAAAGTGGATGTTCTAAACATGAATATGAGTGAATATCTACATGAAACCTATAGATTTTTCTGTTGGCAATAAATGCTGAAATGTTTCCATACAGACTGAAACAGCTGCAAGAATCTCTCTGGTGGCATCAATGTGGTGTAGAGTGTGTTAGAACTAAATAAAGATATGAAAAGCTGAGGTTGTGAGTTTAGAGTGTACTTAGacattgttttattatgaaGCAAGAAAATAATCCTAAAAGGAACAGATCTCATGCCTAAATGTCAATATTGATGTTTGTCTATCAGAATGATGAACAAGTCATTCTCTACCACTAGAGGTCATCATTTGCTTGAATACAAATTATATGATGTCTCCAATCTCACTTAAAATCTATTACTAATACAAATATaactaaatgtaatattttaaatgtattcatttaggccttttgaaatgatttttttttctcacaaaaCTGTTTCCATGAATGTCTTACCGGAAACAGAACCACGGGGACGGTCAGCGTGACGGCCACCAGCACAGCCAGACGCACACAGAGAATGAGGACATCCCGGGGGCCCAGGCGGCTGTAGGTGTGTAGCAGCTCTGACTCCACAGCACCTttccacagagagacagacagactgtatCACACATGGTCTCCTCCAGTGCCTCATTACCAACACTGGAAAATGCATATGAGCTCTAGGTACAAGTGGGTCATTCAATTGAAATCTTGCCACTCACAATATTAGCACAAAGTGACCTTTCATTCTGGCGGAGTAAACGGTGTCTTACCATAAAAGGTGAGGTAACCGAAGACGGCGGTCATTAGGTACATGACAAACATGGCCAAGATGGAGATGTTGGCAACACCCTGCATACGTTTCTTGGTGGCACTGGAGGGAAAAGGCAAGCAGAAATACTGTGTGAAATTTTAGTAAAACGTAAGCTTCCTACTGGTTAACACATGAGAAAAGGAGGTGTCTTACTCTCGTAATTCAGTGTAGATTGGCAGCACCTCTGGGTGGCAGACAAAAGCAAAGGCCAGAATTGGGATGGTGTAAGCGGTCTACAagccaaacacaacaaagttcAATGACAAACCTGTAATTAACTGTTCTTCAATGGCCAATACTGATGTTGACATAACACTCTGCACTGCTGCAGCCAAGATATGAAAATACAGCTGACATATCACAACAccaaaagctgaaaaatgattttCCTCCAACCTGTGAGTTGATGGTAAACATTTTAGCCTCGCAGACGTCGTCCGTCAAGTTTACGCCATGGTGGTGAGCATCAAAACCAGACGTGTTATTCTGCGTGTCCTCCAGCGGACACTCGATGTTGAACTTCTTGTAGATAACCTAAGGGTTTCACAGGTGGATTGGTGGTTAATTAGAGATATATGATAATGTTTAATGGCAGAACAGCTGGTAATGCTGTATGTATGTTTACAGGCTCTTCGATGACTCACcgaaatgaggaaaaacaccatgcaagagagggagaagccactTGTATAGCCAAGGTAACCTGAATTATAGTGAGAACATGAATTATTTATGGTCACAGATCGGAAGTGATGATGACGCCATAACTtgaaagtaaacacaacaaaaactactTGTCGAGACACGATGTATATGGGAGAAGAAAGGGtgattaaagaaaatgtggcGACAGAATGGAAAACATACCAAGTTGTTTCATGAGTGCAAGAGGAAGGATGATGAAAGCGCTAACAATGATGATCAAGATGTTTCCATTCAAGTACCACTCTCTAAGAAATGATCAAACAAATAATagatgagaaaaaaatcaatattccacaaaattaaaaatgatactactaaaaatggaaaatcataGGGAGAACATTTAAATACTCACCCACTGCTTTCTTCATTTTCAAGAAAAGCTTTGATAACGAGTGGGAGCTCAGATTTGATGATGAAGAGATAGCTGGACATTGCTAAAGGGAAAGAGAGAACCCAATTCATGTGTGCTTTATCTTAAATATACTTTCACTGACGGATTACAGGTATGAATATAACAATATAAGGTCATTTATTAGCATCAAAGTACCTCCAATATTGTGTATCGTAATAACAACGGCAGCAATAACTTTTCCTGGAGGGCCAAAAGCACGATTTCCCAGCTGCTCATAAGCCCGGatccctgaaaacacacaagcattATACGTGTGAGTGATGGCGTAAAGAGAATTAGCTACGTGGCTACACGTGTTAGGTTGAGTTTAGCTGTGATTTACCAACAACTCCAGCACTTCTCAACAGGAGGTGAATCGAATATGCAGAGAGAATGGCAATGAACACCAACAGGAtactgaaagacaaaaaaaaatgaatgtacaaaatgaaagaaacacatttctctttgaAACACTCTAGTAGAAATGACATAGTAAATGTGTCAATGGTGATTTGAAACTGGGCCCAAATCTAAACACATAAAGACAAAGGGGAATAGGCTGAAGCATGTGGCTTATTTTTGCCTATCGTGTACAACATTTCAAGCTTTTATTGAACCCCAGAAGAGTTTTAcataatttcatttcatcattgaGTTCGTTCCATCACTTTACCCCCAAAACTGACACACatctatatttaatatttgttctcACTTATAATCCTTGTATTATAATTCCCTTCTCTTAGTTTAAAGAATGTCTGAATGCAAACGGGAAGGGAGTTTTATTCACCGCACAAAAAAATATCTCTGGTGTTTTAGAATATATAATGtctatacgttttaacataaaAGATCCTATGAAAAACTGACTAGTGGATTCTACACgtatctttctttttcatgCACACAAGAGAGTTTGGACAGGCTTTAGTAGACACACAAGCTGCACTGCCACACGGCAGAGGGCTGATCCAAGCAGGCGTGCCTTGGATCTGACCACCGCGGTCTAAATTTAACTGCTTAAATCTGATTTAGAGAAGCTGCATGTGTATGAGCTCTAATGTGACAGATCAGGCTTAGTACAGTAATGGTTGTCTACGCAGCTTTAACACTGACAGCTCACACAGGAGCCAGACAAACAGACCGAGGCAAGTA includes:
- the LOC122777002 gene encoding sodium-coupled neutral amino acid transporter 3-like isoform X2, translated to MSVFNLSNAIMGSGILGLAFAMSNTGLILFIILLVFIAILSAYSIHLLLRSAGVVGIRAYEQLGNRAFGPPGKVIAAVVITIHNIGAMSSYLFIIKSELPLVIKAFLENEESSGEWYLNGNILIIIVSAFIILPLALMKQLGYLGYTSGFSLSCMVFFLISVIYKKFNIECPLEDTQNNTSGFDAHHHGVNLTDDVCEAKMFTINSQTAYTIPILAFAFVCHPEVLPIYTELRDATKKRMQGVANISILAMFVMYLMTAVFGYLTFYGAVESELLHTYSRLGPRDVLILCVRLAVLVAVTLTVPVVLFPIRRALLQILFPDKPFHWARHILIAFCLIFLVNLLVIFVPSIRDIFGIIGATSAPSLIFILPGIFYVRIVPNEQEPFMSRPKIQAACFAALGFIFMVMSLSFIITDWVSGESRSGGGH
- the LOC122777002 gene encoding sodium-coupled neutral amino acid transporter 3-like isoform X1 — encoded protein: MELEKINGHVKEDGFDGLDAMAEHEEFLPHKEGTKKELHFTDFEGKTSFGMSVFNLSNAIMGSGILGLAFAMSNTGLILFIILLVFIAILSAYSIHLLLRSAGVVGIRAYEQLGNRAFGPPGKVIAAVVITIHNIGAMSSYLFIIKSELPLVIKAFLENEESSGEWYLNGNILIIIVSAFIILPLALMKQLGYLGYTSGFSLSCMVFFLISVIYKKFNIECPLEDTQNNTSGFDAHHHGVNLTDDVCEAKMFTINSQTAYTIPILAFAFVCHPEVLPIYTELRDATKKRMQGVANISILAMFVMYLMTAVFGYLTFYGAVESELLHTYSRLGPRDVLILCVRLAVLVAVTLTVPVVLFPIRRALLQILFPDKPFHWARHILIAFCLIFLVNLLVIFVPSIRDIFGIIGATSAPSLIFILPGIFYVRIVPNEQEPFMSRPKIQAACFAALGFIFMVMSLSFIITDWVSGESRSGGGH